The following are encoded in a window of Corynebacterium argentoratense DSM 44202 genomic DNA:
- a CDS encoding exodeoxyribonuclease VII small subunit: protein MAGMSTQKSSTGPTFDPIEQMSYEQARSELAEVVGILELGQMSLDESLAYWERGEALAKACKGFLDGAKQRITAALAVQVAEAEEDDPEADEEFGED, encoded by the coding sequence ATGGCTGGCATGTCGACCCAAAAATCTTCCACTGGCCCCACGTTTGACCCCATTGAGCAGATGTCTTACGAGCAAGCTCGTTCTGAGCTCGCTGAGGTTGTGGGCATTTTGGAGCTGGGACAGATGTCTTTGGATGAGTCTTTGGCCTATTGGGAGCGCGGAGAAGCCTTGGCCAAGGCGTGCAAGGGCTTCTTGGACGGCGCTAAGCAACGCATCACTGCGGCTTTGGCAGTGCAGGTGGCTGAGGCTGAAGAAGATGATCCCGAGGCCGATGAGGAGTTCGGGGAAGACTAG
- a CDS encoding GntR family transcriptional regulator yields MTTPASGSSSRRSSSAGTPDSAVNQAVAAISEDIASGFYQPGDQLVEQECAQDYQVSRNTLREAFRILQRQQLLVHQPHKGVFLRSFDSEATAELYVYRRFVQLAAIDAFAYASEDKQQQCIDTMIAACDAAYNAQAEGDWRAVGTRNSEVHLALVDVAGIPKLSEDMRIIMVQSRLAFLSAAHRGDLAATHGPFIDGNRELANVLTAVQQAANTSEEARDAARRQARAFLHDYLDRAERTVIDLIEGGSSALGFLR; encoded by the coding sequence ATGACTACCCCCGCATCAGGCTCAAGCTCACGACGTAGCTCCTCCGCCGGAACCCCTGATTCGGCGGTCAACCAAGCAGTGGCAGCAATATCCGAGGACATAGCCAGCGGTTTCTACCAGCCCGGCGACCAACTCGTCGAACAAGAATGTGCACAGGACTACCAGGTCTCTCGCAACACCCTGCGCGAAGCATTCCGCATCCTCCAACGCCAGCAGTTACTTGTCCATCAACCCCACAAAGGTGTGTTCCTGCGCAGCTTCGACTCGGAAGCGACAGCAGAGCTCTACGTCTACCGCCGCTTTGTCCAACTCGCTGCCATCGACGCTTTCGCCTACGCCAGCGAAGACAAACAACAGCAGTGCATCGACACGATGATTGCCGCGTGCGATGCCGCGTACAATGCCCAAGCAGAAGGCGATTGGCGGGCTGTGGGCACCCGCAACTCAGAAGTACACCTGGCACTGGTCGATGTCGCTGGTATTCCCAAACTGAGCGAGGACATGCGGATCATCATGGTCCAGTCGCGACTGGCATTTTTAAGTGCTGCGCACAGGGGAGACCTCGCCGCCACCCACGGGCCTTTCATAGACGGCAACCGTGAGCTCGCCAATGTTCTTACCGCAGTACAACAGGCAGCCAATACCAGTGAAGAGGCTAGGGACGCTGCCCGCAGGCAGGCCCGAGCATTCCTCCACGATTACCTCGACCGCGCAGAGCGCACAGTCATCGACTTGATTGAAGGCGGCAGCAGCGCACTGGGATTCCTGCGCTAG
- a CDS encoding 5-oxoprolinase subunit PxpA produces MVDLNADLGERFGLWPMGDDAAMLAVVDRANVACGFHAGDAATMIDTCTEAARRGVMVGAHVGYRDLAGFGRRDMAYAPRELTAETLYQIGALEACARRAGAAVSYVKPHGALYNRIAWDRPQAEAVFDGLPEGMPIMLLAGCEATEWARERGIEVIEEAFIDRAYTAQGRLMSRSQPGAVLHDPEAAVAQAVAFARGESITSVDGQAVSVRADSLCVHGDNPAAVELARRVAERLDALGLR; encoded by the coding sequence ATGGTTGATTTGAATGCGGATCTGGGCGAGCGTTTCGGCCTGTGGCCTATGGGTGATGACGCCGCGATGCTCGCTGTTGTCGACCGCGCTAATGTCGCCTGTGGTTTTCACGCCGGTGATGCTGCGACGATGATCGATACCTGCACTGAGGCTGCCCGGCGCGGCGTCATGGTGGGTGCGCATGTGGGTTATCGGGATTTGGCTGGGTTTGGCCGTCGCGATATGGCCTATGCGCCACGAGAGCTGACGGCGGAGACGCTGTATCAGATTGGCGCGCTTGAGGCGTGTGCCCGGCGCGCCGGCGCAGCTGTGTCGTATGTGAAGCCTCATGGCGCGTTGTATAACCGCATTGCCTGGGATCGCCCCCAGGCGGAGGCTGTGTTTGATGGTTTGCCGGAGGGCATGCCGATTATGTTGTTGGCGGGGTGCGAGGCCACCGAGTGGGCTCGCGAGCGCGGCATCGAAGTGATTGAGGAGGCTTTCATCGATCGCGCGTATACGGCGCAGGGGCGGTTGATGTCGCGTAGCCAGCCGGGGGCTGTGTTGCATGATCCGGAGGCCGCTGTGGCCCAGGCTGTGGCCTTTGCGCGGGGCGAATCGATTACGTCCGTGGATGGCCAGGCTGTGTCTGTGCGTGCGGATTCTTTGTGCGTGCATGGGGATAATCCTGCGGCGGTTGAGTTGGCTCGTCGTGTGGCTGAGCGTTTGGATGCGTTGGGTCTTCGATGA
- a CDS encoding NRAMP family divalent metal transporter yields the protein MSEHSPTPPATTPGPTTNIDSPADGVKKAKGPLLGAIFLMATSAIGPGFLTQTANFTAQLGAAFAFAILASIVIDIAVQLNVWRVIGISGLRASELGNRVAPGLGWFLTLLVCVGGLVFNIGNIAGAGLGTNAFLGVDAKVGGTLTAGIAIAFFLIKRLGLALDYLIVGLGVLMIGLTVYVAVVSQPPVGEALRSSVLPDEYNWLAVTTLVGGTVGGYITYAGAHRLLDSGQTGPEHVRQVSRSSVTGIILTGIMRIVLFLAVLGVVAAGTSDLSGDANPAGAAFRIAAGEVGFRFFGMVMWAAALSSIIGASYTSASFLVSQRPDKRFTQNVVAIVFIVISCAAFVAIGTAPKQLLVFAGAFNGLVLPVGFTLMLYVALFRSKDLLKGYRYPKWLITAGLFALAIAWFLAVKAFQPMWALLSA from the coding sequence TTGAGCGAACACTCCCCCACCCCGCCGGCAACCACACCCGGCCCAACGACCAACATCGACTCCCCCGCCGACGGCGTAAAGAAGGCCAAGGGTCCACTGCTCGGCGCTATCTTCCTTATGGCTACCTCAGCCATCGGCCCGGGCTTCCTCACCCAAACCGCCAACTTCACCGCGCAACTGGGTGCGGCCTTCGCTTTTGCGATCCTGGCATCCATCGTCATCGACATCGCCGTGCAGCTCAATGTGTGGCGGGTCATCGGCATCAGCGGTTTGCGCGCGAGCGAATTGGGCAACCGCGTCGCTCCCGGCCTGGGATGGTTTTTGACCTTGCTCGTCTGCGTCGGCGGTTTGGTGTTTAACATCGGCAATATCGCCGGCGCTGGCCTAGGAACCAACGCTTTCCTGGGCGTCGATGCGAAGGTCGGCGGCACGCTGACCGCGGGCATCGCTATCGCTTTCTTCCTGATCAAGCGCCTGGGCCTAGCGCTTGACTACCTGATTGTTGGCCTGGGTGTGCTGATGATCGGCCTGACGGTGTACGTCGCGGTCGTGTCCCAGCCGCCGGTGGGCGAGGCTCTGCGCAGCTCGGTGTTACCGGACGAGTACAACTGGTTGGCTGTGACCACCCTGGTGGGCGGCACTGTGGGTGGCTACATCACCTACGCCGGCGCGCACCGCTTGTTGGATTCCGGCCAGACCGGCCCCGAGCACGTGCGTCAGGTTAGCCGCTCGTCGGTCACTGGCATCATTTTGACGGGCATCATGCGCATCGTGCTGTTCCTGGCTGTACTGGGTGTGGTGGCAGCCGGCACGAGCGATCTGTCCGGTGACGCTAACCCTGCGGGCGCCGCGTTCCGTATTGCTGCGGGCGAGGTTGGATTCCGTTTCTTTGGCATGGTGATGTGGGCAGCAGCTTTGTCCTCGATCATTGGTGCGAGCTACACCAGCGCTTCCTTCCTGGTCAGCCAGCGTCCGGACAAGCGGTTCACGCAGAATGTCGTGGCGATCGTGTTCATCGTGATTTCCTGCGCTGCGTTCGTTGCCATCGGTACCGCCCCGAAGCAGTTGTTGGTCTTCGCCGGCGCTTTCAACGGCCTGGTTTTGCCCGTGGGCTTTACGTTGATGCTTTATGTGGCGTTGTTCCGCTCGAAGGATCTGCTCAAGGGCTACCGCTACCCGAAGTGGTTGATTACCGCCGGTTTGTTTGCCCTGGCGATTGCGTGGTTCTTGGCGGTCAAGGCTTTCCAGCCGATGTGGGCTTTGCTCAGCGCTTAA
- the glpX gene encoding class II fructose-bisphosphatase: protein MELVRVTEAAALASGRWVGRGMKNEGDGAAVDAMRKLINSVDMNGVVVIGEGEKDEAPMLFNGERVGTGVGAEVDIAVDPVDGTTLMAEGRPNAISVLAAAERGSMYDPSAVFYMQKIAVGPEAVGVIDIEAPVEYNIKKVAKAKGIAPSDVTVVVLDRPRHNQLMADIRAAGAKVRMISDGDVAGAVAAAQDTNAIDIMMGTGGTPEGIITACAMKCMGGEIQGKLAPTSDEEAQKAINAGHDLNRVLTTNDLVTSDDCYFVATGVTNGDMLRGVSYRKNGATTRSLVMRSRSGTIRYIESVHQLAKLQEYSVIDYS, encoded by the coding sequence ATGGAGCTGGTCCGCGTGACCGAAGCCGCCGCGCTTGCCAGTGGCCGGTGGGTTGGCCGCGGTATGAAGAACGAAGGTGACGGCGCAGCTGTTGATGCCATGCGTAAGCTGATCAATTCTGTTGATATGAACGGCGTTGTCGTGATCGGTGAGGGCGAGAAGGACGAAGCCCCGATGCTGTTCAACGGCGAGCGCGTCGGCACCGGTGTGGGCGCAGAGGTGGACATCGCTGTTGACCCGGTTGATGGCACCACGCTGATGGCTGAGGGTCGCCCGAACGCTATTTCTGTATTGGCAGCTGCCGAGCGTGGTTCGATGTACGATCCTTCCGCTGTGTTCTACATGCAGAAGATTGCCGTCGGCCCGGAGGCCGTGGGGGTTATCGACATCGAGGCTCCCGTGGAGTACAACATCAAGAAGGTTGCCAAGGCTAAGGGCATTGCGCCTTCGGACGTGACGGTTGTTGTGCTGGATCGTCCTCGCCACAACCAGCTGATGGCCGATATCCGTGCGGCTGGCGCCAAGGTTCGTATGATCAGCGACGGTGACGTCGCGGGCGCTGTTGCTGCAGCGCAAGACACCAATGCCATTGACATCATGATGGGCACCGGCGGCACCCCAGAGGGCATCATCACTGCCTGCGCTATGAAGTGCATGGGTGGCGAAATCCAGGGCAAGCTGGCCCCCACCTCTGATGAGGAAGCTCAGAAGGCTATTAATGCGGGCCACGACCTCAATCGTGTGCTCACCACCAATGACTTGGTGACCAGCGACGACTGCTACTTCGTTGCAACCGGCGTGACCAATGGCGACATGCTGCGCGGCGTGAGCTACCGCAAGAATGGAGCCACGACCCGTTCGTTGGTCATGCGTTCTCGTTCTGGCACCATCCGCTACATTGAGTCCGTCCACCAGCTGGCTAAGCTGCAGGAATACTCGGTAATCGATTACTCCTAA
- a CDS encoding 5-oxoprolinase subunit B family protein has product MRVRACGESAFIVDVASSCPAGSEVLDCVLDLTAQIGAAVDSGRVAGVVDVVPAAETLLVVCDPARVRNVVAFVSGLSPRAATQAPATSSIKEIGVTYDGPDLHDVADSFGISVDAVVRWHQDQVWQVAFGGFAPGFFYLVGQGERREVARRETPRPKIPAGSVGLAGRFSGVYPNASPGGWQLIGRTDAVLFDVDRTPPALLAPGMGVRFVDSEGRV; this is encoded by the coding sequence ATGAGGGTTCGTGCGTGTGGTGAGTCCGCGTTCATCGTCGATGTGGCAAGCAGTTGCCCGGCGGGTTCTGAAGTGTTGGATTGCGTGTTGGACCTGACGGCGCAGATTGGCGCCGCGGTGGATTCCGGCCGGGTGGCGGGGGTTGTTGATGTTGTGCCGGCTGCGGAGACGCTGCTGGTTGTCTGCGATCCTGCGCGGGTGCGCAATGTGGTCGCTTTTGTGTCTGGGTTGTCGCCGCGTGCTGCGACCCAGGCCCCCGCGACGTCATCAATAAAGGAGATCGGGGTGACCTACGATGGGCCGGATCTTCATGACGTCGCGGATAGTTTCGGCATCAGCGTGGATGCTGTGGTCCGCTGGCATCAGGATCAGGTGTGGCAGGTGGCGTTTGGGGGTTTTGCGCCGGGCTTTTTCTACCTCGTGGGGCAGGGTGAGCGTCGTGAGGTTGCGCGGCGTGAGACTCCTCGGCCGAAGATTCCTGCTGGGTCGGTGGGGTTGGCGGGTCGTTTTAGTGGTGTGTATCCGAATGCGTCGCCGGGTGGTTGGCAGTTGATTGGCCGTACGGATGCTGTGTTGTTTGATGTTGATCGCACTCCGCCGGCGTTGCTGGCCCCGGGGATGGGTGTGCGCTTTGTTGATTCTGAGGGGCGTGTCTGA
- a CDS encoding class II fumarate hydratase, whose protein sequence is MTEYRIEHDTMGEVKVPVDALWRAQTQRAVENFPISGRGLESAQIRAMGLLKAACAQVNKDRGLLPAEKADAIITAAKAVAEGKHDAEFPIDVFQTGSGTSSNMNTNEVIASLCAQAGVEVHPNDDVNMGQSSNDTFPTATHVAATEAAVTDLIPGLKVLQTSLENKAKEWENVVKSGRTHLMDAVPVTLGQEFAGYARQIEAGIERVEATLPRLGELPIGGTAVGTGLNTPADFGAKVVAELVNLTDVKELRECVNHFEAQAARDGLVEFSGAMRTIAVSLNKIANDIRWMGSGPLTGLGEIHLPDLQPGSSIMPGKVNPVLCETATQVAAQVIGNDAGVAFAGSQGAFELNVFIPMMARNVLESARLLANTARVFAERLVDGIEPNTERMKNLAESSPSIVTPLNSAIGYENAAKVAKTALKEGKTIRQTVIDLGFVDGEKLTEEELDKRLDVLAMCNTDRDK, encoded by the coding sequence ATGACCGAGTACCGCATCGAACACGACACTATGGGCGAAGTGAAGGTCCCCGTCGACGCCCTGTGGCGTGCACAGACCCAGCGTGCTGTTGAAAACTTCCCAATCTCCGGCCGCGGCCTAGAGTCCGCACAGATCCGCGCTATGGGCTTGCTGAAGGCCGCCTGCGCACAGGTCAACAAGGACCGTGGCCTGCTTCCCGCAGAAAAGGCCGATGCCATCATCACCGCTGCTAAGGCTGTCGCTGAGGGCAAGCACGATGCTGAATTCCCGATCGACGTGTTCCAGACCGGTTCCGGCACCTCCTCCAACATGAACACCAACGAAGTGATCGCTTCGCTGTGTGCACAGGCTGGTGTTGAGGTTCACCCCAACGATGACGTCAATATGGGTCAGTCCTCCAACGACACCTTCCCCACCGCAACCCATGTTGCTGCAACCGAGGCTGCTGTCACCGATCTGATCCCCGGCCTAAAGGTTCTCCAGACCTCCCTGGAAAACAAGGCTAAGGAGTGGGAGAACGTCGTTAAGTCCGGCCGCACCCACCTGATGGATGCTGTTCCGGTCACCCTGGGTCAGGAGTTCGCTGGCTACGCCCGCCAGATCGAGGCTGGTATTGAGCGCGTCGAGGCTACTCTGCCCCGCCTGGGTGAGCTGCCGATTGGTGGCACCGCTGTCGGCACCGGCCTGAACACCCCTGCTGATTTCGGCGCTAAGGTCGTGGCCGAGCTGGTCAACCTCACCGATGTTAAGGAGCTGCGCGAGTGTGTGAACCACTTCGAGGCTCAGGCTGCTCGTGACGGCTTGGTTGAGTTCTCCGGCGCGATGCGCACCATCGCCGTGTCCCTGAACAAGATTGCCAACGACATCCGTTGGATGGGTTCCGGTCCGCTGACCGGCCTGGGCGAGATCCACCTGCCCGACCTGCAGCCCGGCTCCTCCATCATGCCTGGCAAGGTCAACCCGGTTCTGTGCGAGACCGCTACCCAGGTCGCTGCACAGGTGATCGGTAACGATGCTGGTGTGGCTTTCGCTGGTTCCCAGGGTGCTTTCGAGCTCAACGTGTTCATCCCGATGATGGCCCGCAACGTTCTCGAGTCCGCTCGCCTGCTGGCTAACACCGCCCGTGTCTTCGCTGAGCGTCTCGTCGATGGCATCGAGCCCAACACCGAGCGTATGAAGAACCTGGCTGAGTCCTCCCCGTCCATCGTGACTCCGCTGAACTCCGCCATCGGTTACGAAAACGCCGCTAAGGTCGCTAAGACTGCTCTGAAGGAAGGCAAGACCATCCGCCAGACCGTCATCGACTTGGGCTTCGTTGATGGCGAGAAACTCACCGAGGAAGAGCTCGACAAACGCCTCGATGTGCTTGCTATGTGCAACACCGACCGCGACAAGTAG
- a CDS encoding 5-oxoprolinase subunit C family protein, whose amino-acid sequence MDTFEVIATGPQTLIQDGGRAGFASVGVCASGSFDRLSAARANHAVGNDPDCAVLEVLMGGLELRALRSAMLIVTGVACSVTVFPSSGQPARRLFSNRVVDVAEGDCINIGMFSAGMRGYVGVRGGVRAAKVLGSCSTDVMSGLGPAPLTQGDVLAVGVAESGWHPALRELTPLWRAGQRVVELEVIMGPRDGWFRDPAALCSQTFTVGSDSNRVGVRLTAAHPLERVVDQELASEGTVRGAIQVPPNGHPVIFGPDHPVTGGYPVIGVLSGRSSDRCAQLAPGDLVRFRRRQVQNFTK is encoded by the coding sequence GTGGATACGTTCGAGGTTATTGCGACAGGGCCGCAGACGCTTATTCAGGATGGTGGGCGGGCTGGTTTTGCGTCTGTGGGTGTGTGCGCCTCTGGCAGCTTTGATCGTTTGTCGGCGGCGCGGGCCAACCATGCTGTGGGCAATGATCCCGACTGTGCGGTACTGGAAGTGCTGATGGGTGGGTTGGAGTTGCGGGCGTTGCGTTCCGCGATGCTGATTGTCACGGGTGTGGCGTGCTCGGTGACGGTGTTTCCTTCCAGTGGGCAGCCTGCGCGCAGGTTGTTTAGCAATAGGGTTGTTGACGTCGCGGAGGGCGACTGCATCAACATTGGGATGTTTTCTGCTGGTATGCGCGGCTATGTGGGTGTTCGTGGGGGTGTGCGCGCGGCGAAGGTGTTGGGCAGTTGCAGCACGGACGTGATGAGTGGGCTTGGGCCGGCGCCGCTGACGCAGGGCGATGTTCTGGCTGTTGGGGTGGCTGAGTCTGGCTGGCATCCTGCGTTGAGGGAGCTCACTCCCCTGTGGCGTGCGGGCCAGCGTGTTGTCGAGCTGGAGGTCATCATGGGGCCCCGGGATGGATGGTTTAGGGATCCTGCTGCGTTGTGTTCACAGACCTTTACGGTGGGTTCGGATTCGAATCGTGTGGGTGTGCGTCTTACTGCCGCGCATCCTTTAGAGCGCGTGGTTGATCAGGAGCTTGCTAGTGAGGGAACGGTACGTGGCGCCATTCAGGTTCCACCCAATGGCCATCCTGTGATTTTTGGTCCGGATCATCCCGTGACCGGTGGGTATCCGGTGATTGGTGTGTTGAGCGGTCGTTCGTCGGATAGGTGTGCTCAGTTGGCTCCGGGTGATCTGGTTCGCTTTCGCCGCAGACAGGTGCAGAACTTCACCAAGTAA
- a CDS encoding DUF4245 domain-containing protein, whose translation MAENKPRIFQGSKDITISLVVIIAFMAFAVGFTGMCSFNPGAPENGPVHEVDAPAVISMESRAMAFPLRYPDVPEGWIPNSARRMGLNNQPAVVVGWVTPNATYVQLTQTSADLKYALEHIDRHVRTLGEPVNIDGQTFTTYTSDDPTAGEAWGTDLGDVRIIISGGGTKEDYRTMAKAILKTTPIDNTENPESSESAATPASN comes from the coding sequence GTGGCTGAAAACAAACCCCGCATCTTCCAAGGTAGCAAAGACATCACCATCTCCCTGGTGGTCATCATCGCATTCATGGCATTCGCCGTCGGTTTTACCGGCATGTGCAGCTTCAACCCAGGAGCCCCCGAGAACGGGCCCGTTCATGAGGTCGACGCGCCAGCTGTAATCTCCATGGAGTCACGCGCCATGGCCTTCCCTCTGCGATACCCGGATGTGCCCGAAGGATGGATACCGAATTCTGCGCGCCGCATGGGTCTCAACAACCAACCAGCGGTGGTCGTCGGATGGGTAACCCCCAACGCAACCTACGTGCAGCTCACCCAAACATCAGCCGACCTAAAATACGCGCTCGAACACATCGACCGCCACGTGCGCACCCTAGGCGAGCCAGTCAACATTGACGGTCAGACCTTCACTACCTACACCTCCGATGACCCCACCGCAGGCGAGGCCTGGGGCACCGACCTGGGAGACGTCAGAATCATCATCTCCGGTGGTGGGACCAAGGAAGACTACCGCACCATGGCGAAAGCGATCCTCAAAACCACGCCCATAGATAACACGGAGAACCCTGAGAGCTCCGAAAGCGCAGCGACCCCCGCGAGCAACTAG
- a CDS encoding TetR family transcriptional regulator translates to MNSPNLTLRESKRRATKAAIEEHATRLVLDRGFDGVTVEDICQAAEISKRTFFNYVDSKETAVLGPLPTPLSEDEVHAFARDVHTPLLASIVDLIVDGFIEGYGYTCPEVRKRRKQILTQRPQLGVARMSQLIEAHKSYKQALGVYFNAHPDQRQLDALSVEAEADTWMSLARTCIELGFHRWAEGDDASDNSLRRSCHFALAHLHTLITNEHQGDAH, encoded by the coding sequence GTGAATTCCCCCAACCTCACCCTGCGCGAAAGCAAACGCCGCGCAACCAAAGCCGCCATCGAGGAACACGCCACCCGGCTGGTCCTCGACCGCGGCTTTGATGGCGTCACCGTAGAAGACATCTGCCAAGCCGCAGAAATATCCAAACGCACCTTCTTCAACTATGTCGACAGCAAGGAAACCGCTGTCCTCGGCCCCTTGCCCACTCCCCTGAGCGAAGACGAAGTCCACGCCTTCGCGCGCGACGTACATACTCCCCTGTTGGCGTCGATCGTGGATCTCATAGTGGACGGCTTTATTGAAGGCTACGGCTACACCTGCCCCGAGGTACGCAAACGTCGCAAGCAGATCCTCACCCAACGCCCCCAACTGGGCGTGGCCCGGATGTCTCAGCTGATCGAGGCACACAAGTCCTACAAGCAGGCACTGGGCGTGTACTTCAACGCCCACCCCGACCAGCGCCAACTGGATGCCCTGAGCGTGGAAGCCGAAGCCGACACATGGATGAGCTTGGCCCGCACCTGCATCGAACTGGGCTTCCACCGCTGGGCCGAAGGCGACGACGCCTCCGATAATTCCCTCCGCCGCAGCTGCCACTTCGCACTGGCACACCTACACACGCTAATCACCAACGAACACCAAGGAGACGCCCACTGA